The following are from one region of the Cytobacillus firmus genome:
- a CDS encoding RidA family protein, whose amino-acid sequence MKKISLIHSPVLPAVDYAYASHIPSGMDLYFMAGACPLDKEGKVPEGKGYEEQARLCVENLKAALQECGAELKDVAYTRVLVASSDQADLVAAWKAVREEFGSHDVPSTLSGVTVLGYSGQLVEIEAVAAVAKE is encoded by the coding sequence ATGAAGAAAATCTCACTAATACATTCTCCGGTTTTACCTGCAGTTGACTATGCTTACGCCTCCCATATCCCTTCTGGAATGGATCTTTATTTTATGGCAGGGGCCTGTCCGCTCGACAAAGAGGGAAAAGTTCCTGAGGGAAAAGGCTATGAAGAACAGGCCAGGCTTTGTGTTGAAAACCTGAAAGCAGCCTTACAGGAATGTGGAGCTGAATTAAAGGATGTGGCTTATACTAGAGTTCTGGTAGCATCCTCTGACCAGGCAGATTTGGTGGCTGCATGGAAGGCAGTCAGAGAGGAATTCGGTTCCCATGATGTTCCGAGTACATTGTCCGGTGTTACCGTTTTGGGGTATAGCGGCCAATTAGTTGAGATAGAGGCAGTTGCTGCAGTAGCTAAAGAATAA
- a CDS encoding Msr family ABC-F type ribosomal protection protein — protein MENVLFELKNIEVSYLDRVVLNIPRLAVHQFDRIGIVGKNGAGKSTLLKLMAEQIKPEKGLVNCFADFAYFDQLSAPDESEIDYKLAGQLGIPDTEIESLSGGERTRRKLAHIFSSYYEGLLIDEPTTHLDKEGIKFFIDELTYYYGALVLVSHDRYVLDQLVTKIWEIEDGTVTEYTGNYSDYIEQRELQRKQQLEQHEKYVKEKSRLIKAAEEKMKKAEKITQANGHISKKETKAKANKMFMTKSKDTSQKAVQRAAKAIEQRVQMFENVDAPKEEMTIRFHQHPTLEMHNKFPIMGDRVTLKGGEKTLLKEASFQFPLGKTIAITGKNGLGKSTLLNHILNRGEGITLSPKAVIGAYEQMDYQFDKSRTVLDYMKDKSDYDDSKIRSVLHSMNFTGNDLKKDVRSLSGGEAIRLVLCQLFLGRYNVLILDEPTNFLDIYCIEALEQFLKAYQGTVLLVSHDTVFIERVADCVYAIEDQMLVLKKN, from the coding sequence ATGGAAAATGTACTTTTTGAATTAAAAAATATAGAAGTTTCCTATTTAGATAGAGTAGTATTAAACATTCCCCGGCTGGCTGTGCATCAGTTTGACCGGATCGGAATTGTCGGCAAAAACGGGGCTGGGAAAAGCACCCTCCTGAAGCTCATGGCTGAACAGATAAAGCCTGAGAAAGGACTGGTTAACTGCTTTGCTGATTTTGCCTATTTCGATCAGCTGTCAGCGCCCGATGAAAGCGAAATAGACTATAAACTGGCTGGTCAGCTGGGAATCCCGGACACGGAAATCGAAAGTTTAAGCGGCGGGGAAAGAACGAGGAGGAAATTAGCGCACATTTTTTCCAGCTATTATGAAGGATTGTTAATAGATGAGCCCACCACCCATCTCGATAAGGAAGGGATAAAATTTTTTATTGATGAGCTGACCTATTATTATGGTGCCCTTGTGCTCGTCAGCCATGACCGGTATGTTCTGGACCAGCTCGTCACAAAAATTTGGGAAATTGAAGACGGAACTGTGACAGAATATACCGGTAACTATTCTGATTATATAGAGCAAAGAGAACTGCAGCGGAAACAGCAGCTTGAGCAGCATGAAAAATATGTGAAAGAGAAATCCCGCTTAATAAAAGCGGCAGAAGAAAAAATGAAAAAGGCTGAGAAAATTACCCAAGCCAACGGGCATATCTCCAAAAAGGAAACTAAGGCCAAAGCCAATAAAATGTTTATGACAAAATCCAAGGATACAAGCCAAAAGGCGGTCCAGCGCGCAGCCAAAGCCATTGAGCAGCGGGTACAGATGTTCGAGAATGTGGATGCGCCAAAGGAAGAAATGACGATTCGCTTTCATCAGCATCCAACACTGGAAATGCACAATAAATTTCCAATTATGGGAGATCGGGTAACGTTAAAAGGCGGAGAAAAAACACTTCTGAAAGAAGCGAGCTTCCAATTCCCCCTTGGCAAAACGATTGCCATTACTGGAAAAAACGGATTAGGAAAATCAACACTCCTCAACCATATCCTGAACCGCGGCGAGGGTATTACCCTCTCTCCTAAAGCGGTAATCGGCGCCTATGAACAGATGGATTACCAATTCGATAAAAGCAGAACGGTGCTGGATTATATGAAAGACAAAAGCGATTATGATGATAGTAAAATTCGTTCGGTTCTGCACTCCATGAATTTTACAGGAAATGACCTGAAAAAGGATGTGCGGAGTTTAAGCGGCGGCGAAGCAATCCGACTCGTGCTATGCCAGCTTTTCCTGGGCAGATACAATGTGCTGATATTAGATGAACCCACAAATTTTCTGGATATTTATTGCATCGAGGCTCTGGAACAATTTTTAAAAGCCTATCAAGGAACTGTTCTGCTGGTTTCACATGATACGGTATTTATTGAACGGGTAGCTGATTGTGTGTATGCGATAGAGGATCAGATGCTTGTTCTTAAGAAGAACTAA
- a CDS encoding putative RNA methyltransferase, which produces MDSHSKYKNYVNALRCPLCEDSLQVVQAKSLICPNRHTFDISHHGYVNMLSHTPKGRYNKALFEARKKIIMESELFTLLHEKITAAIDSFSADSDALILDAGCGEGSHLEKILRYSRNGLVTGIGLDISKAGIAQAAKSYKDSIWLVGDLAKSPMADRSMNMILNIFSPSNYKEFKRILTPGGLIIKVVPRAAHLQELRNAIHGTNQNSNYRNDETISLFKKHFTLIDIVTVSDAKELNEKERTHLVQMSPLAWDADETALEAFKSSQITIDADILIGLNQKETRLS; this is translated from the coding sequence ATGGATAGTCACTCTAAATATAAAAATTATGTAAATGCACTTAGATGCCCGCTATGTGAGGATTCACTGCAGGTTGTTCAAGCGAAAAGCCTGATATGCCCAAACAGGCATACCTTTGATATCTCACACCATGGCTATGTGAATATGCTCAGCCATACACCGAAGGGCCGTTACAATAAAGCTTTATTTGAAGCCAGGAAGAAAATCATTATGGAGAGTGAGCTTTTTACACTTCTTCATGAGAAAATAACAGCCGCAATTGACTCCTTTTCCGCCGATTCTGATGCCTTAATCCTTGATGCAGGATGCGGTGAAGGATCGCATCTTGAAAAGATTTTGCGCTATTCCAGAAACGGACTAGTGACAGGGATTGGCCTGGATATATCCAAAGCAGGGATTGCTCAGGCTGCCAAAAGCTATAAAGATTCCATTTGGCTTGTCGGGGATCTGGCAAAATCTCCTATGGCTGATCGTTCTATGAATATGATTTTAAATATCTTTTCTCCTTCTAATTACAAGGAGTTTAAACGGATTCTGACTCCAGGCGGGCTCATCATTAAGGTGGTGCCGCGTGCAGCTCATTTACAAGAGCTGCGGAATGCCATTCATGGAACCAATCAAAACAGCAATTACAGGAATGATGAAACCATCTCCCTTTTTAAAAAGCATTTTACGCTCATAGACATTGTCACCGTGTCAGATGCAAAAGAGTTGAATGAAAAGGAACGGACACATTTAGTGCAGATGTCTCCCCTTGCCTGGGATGCCGATGAGACAGCTTTGGAGGCATTCAAAAGCAGCCAAATCACTATTGACGCAGATATATTAATTGGATTAAACCAAAAAGAAACGAGGTTATCGTAA
- a CDS encoding erythromycin resistance leader peptide: MTHAMRLRFPTLNQ, from the coding sequence ATGACACACGCGATGAGACTTCGATTCCCAACTTTGAACCAGTAA